A portion of the Sulfuricurvum kujiense DSM 16994 genome contains these proteins:
- a CDS encoding ATP-dependent Clp protease proteolytic subunit, whose protein sequence is MPFIPTVKDVSPRGERYFDLFSKLLGDRVIVITEAIDDHMMGVIVSQLLYLEAMDPDEPIHMYISSPGGSVMAGLAILDTMNLINAPVHTYAMGLVASMAAVLFTCGEKGHRYMLPNAEVMIHQPLGGYSGQASDIEIHTKHILNLKRRLYVILAEATGKSAKVIEKESDRDNYMEAKEAIAFGLADEILTKFTAKDV, encoded by the coding sequence ATGCCGTTTATTCCAACCGTAAAAGATGTTTCACCGCGTGGAGAGCGTTATTTCGATCTCTTTTCCAAACTCTTGGGGGATCGCGTTATCGTTATCACCGAAGCGATCGACGATCATATGATGGGAGTTATCGTCTCTCAGCTGCTGTACCTCGAAGCGATGGACCCTGACGAGCCGATCCACATGTACATCAGTTCTCCGGGCGGTTCGGTTATGGCGGGACTTGCCATATTAGATACTATGAATCTCATCAACGCCCCTGTCCACACCTACGCGATGGGGCTGGTCGCGTCGATGGCTGCGGTACTCTTTACCTGCGGCGAAAAAGGGCACCGCTATATGCTCCCGAATGCCGAAGTGATGATCCATCAGCCACTGGGAGGATATTCGGGTCAGGCGAGCGATATCGAGATCCACACCAAACATATCCTCAACCTCAAACGCCGATTGTATGTGATCCTCGCCGAAGCGACGGGGAAAAGCGCGAAAGTGATCGAAAAAGAGTCTGATCGCGACAACTACATGGAGGCCAAAGAAGCGATAGCGTTCGGCCTCGCCGATGAGATTCTCACAAAATTCACCGCTAAGGATGTCTGA
- the clpX gene encoding ATP-dependent Clp protease ATP-binding subunit ClpX gives MQPEKTCSFCGRKQSEVKKMFSSETTHICNECVTTCSSILQKEVRYEQRSAMQQQLPTPEKIVEFLNKYIIGQEDAKKVLAVALYNHYKRIENPVYNNVELEKSNIMLVGPTGSGKTLLAKSLSKIMQVPFAVADATALTEAGYVGEDVESILSRLLAAANYDIDLAQRGIIYIDEVDKIARKGESSTMGRDVSGEGVQQGLLKILEGAEVYVPIKGSRKNSTTETVLFNTSHVLFVCGGAFVGLVPDTHTKKTNKVGFSKSASADAKPKKIDAKALVHYGMIPEFIGRIPVVAQLGELTKDQMIQILQEPDNALIKQFQALFDMDGIELNFEDKALEAVAQKAIDRGVGARGLRGIIEEAMLPLQFSCPSKKNLQSVTVTEAVIENPDNEPIYVYKEEHAEA, from the coding sequence ATGCAACCAGAAAAAACCTGTTCATTTTGCGGCCGCAAACAAAGCGAAGTCAAAAAAATGTTCTCTTCGGAGACGACCCATATCTGTAACGAATGCGTCACGACCTGTTCATCCATTTTACAAAAAGAGGTGCGCTACGAACAGCGCTCCGCGATGCAGCAGCAGCTTCCGACTCCGGAGAAGATCGTCGAGTTTTTGAACAAATACATCATCGGGCAGGAAGATGCGAAAAAAGTCCTCGCCGTCGCGTTGTACAACCACTACAAACGGATCGAAAATCCGGTTTACAATAATGTAGAGCTGGAGAAAAGTAACATCATGCTCGTCGGACCGACGGGTAGCGGTAAAACACTCCTCGCCAAATCGCTCTCCAAGATCATGCAGGTTCCGTTCGCCGTCGCCGACGCAACTGCCCTCACTGAAGCGGGATATGTCGGTGAGGACGTCGAGAGCATCCTCAGCCGCCTCCTCGCCGCGGCAAATTATGATATCGACCTCGCACAGCGCGGAATCATCTATATCGACGAAGTGGACAAAATCGCCCGCAAAGGCGAGAGTTCGACGATGGGGCGCGACGTATCGGGAGAGGGAGTTCAGCAAGGGCTTCTCAAAATCCTGGAGGGTGCCGAAGTGTACGTCCCCATCAAAGGGAGCCGTAAAAACTCTACCACTGAGACGGTACTCTTTAACACCTCTCATGTCCTCTTCGTCTGCGGCGGGGCATTTGTAGGTCTCGTCCCTGACACCCATACGAAGAAAACGAACAAAGTGGGATTCAGCAAAAGCGCCTCTGCCGATGCGAAACCGAAAAAAATCGATGCCAAAGCCCTGGTGCATTACGGGATGATCCCCGAGTTTATCGGACGTATCCCTGTCGTCGCACAGCTGGGCGAACTGACCAAAGATCAGATGATCCAAATCCTCCAAGAGCCGGACAACGCTCTGATCAAACAGTTTCAGGCGCTGTTCGACATGGACGGTATCGAGCTGAATTTCGAGGATAAAGCCCTCGAAGCGGTAGCGCAAAAAGCGATCGACAGAGGTGTCGGAGCGCGGGGATTACGGGGAATTATCGAGGAAGCGATGCTGCCGTTGCAATTTAGCTGTCCGTCGAAGAAGAATCTCCAGAGTGTCACCGTCACCGAAGCGGTGATCGAGAATCCGGACAATGAGCCTATCTACGTCTACAAAGAAGAACACGCGGAAGCGTGA
- a CDS encoding glutamine--tRNA ligase/YqeY domain fusion protein, whose protein sequence is MNESKDFLRTIVEEDIKAHKYNEVVTRFPPEPNGFPHIGHAKSIAINFGIARDYNGHCNLRMDDTNPTTEDTRYVEALKDAVEWLGFKWEGNVRYTSDYFPELYEYAKQLIKMGKAYVDSLSEEEIREYRGTVTEPGRRSVYAERSVEENLDLLERMKNGEFKDGEHVLRAKIDMSAANMKMRDPLLYRIRHAHHYRTGDAWNIYPMYDFGHCLSDYIEGVSHSICTLEFENNRDIYDWVLDTLGLTSPRPYQHEFARLGINYTVMSKRKLLELVNENYVSGWDDPRMPTIAGLRRRGYTPESILNFCHQIGIAKANSMVDVAQLEFCIRDDLNTKVPRVMCVLDPLKVTIENYEGSEELDASYYPEDVPKEGSRKLPFSREIFIERDDFSENPPAGFYRLTPEQSVRLKHAYIISCKEVIKDAEGNITEIIATYHPDSKSGSDTSGIKVKSAIQWVDAHRAKTAEVRLYDRLYTCEAPEGLEDLNPDSLKVIKNALVEPALITEKPDVRFQFERQGYFYADPVDYTDEAPVFNKIVGLKDSWNKKVKADDSQAKPERKAAEKKVQIDGEVAPMNEAEQGRFDTYTGTMKLGNEVANTLARDEKLSAFFEAALSVHNSPVTLANIVSNEVARELKEKDADELKFTPAQVAELVKMIDDEIISNKIAKQVFEEMALNGENPAAIVEAQGLVQISDPSLILPIIDDVMAKNPDNVEKYKAGNTKLFGFFVGQVLKATGGKANPQVVNDLVMQKLK, encoded by the coding sequence ATGAACGAGAGCAAAGATTTTTTACGCACCATCGTCGAAGAAGATATAAAAGCACACAAATATAACGAAGTCGTAACACGCTTCCCCCCTGAGCCAAACGGCTTTCCCCACATCGGTCACGCCAAATCGATCGCGATCAACTTCGGTATCGCGCGGGACTACAACGGTCACTGTAATCTGCGGATGGACGATACCAACCCCACAACCGAAGATACACGCTACGTCGAAGCACTCAAAGACGCCGTCGAATGGCTGGGATTCAAATGGGAGGGGAACGTCCGCTACACCTCCGATTATTTCCCTGAACTCTATGAATACGCAAAACAGCTCATCAAAATGGGCAAAGCCTATGTCGACAGCCTGAGCGAAGAGGAGATCCGCGAGTATCGCGGAACGGTAACCGAACCCGGACGCCGAAGCGTCTATGCCGAGCGCAGTGTTGAAGAGAACCTCGACCTCTTAGAGCGGATGAAAAACGGTGAGTTCAAAGACGGCGAGCATGTTTTGCGTGCCAAAATCGACATGAGTGCGGCGAACATGAAAATGCGCGATCCGCTCCTCTACCGTATTCGTCATGCCCACCATTACCGTACGGGGGATGCGTGGAATATCTACCCGATGTACGATTTCGGTCACTGTCTCTCCGACTACATCGAGGGGGTTTCCCACTCGATCTGTACGCTCGAATTTGAAAACAACCGCGACATCTACGACTGGGTGCTCGATACGCTGGGGCTCACATCACCGCGCCCGTATCAGCACGAGTTCGCACGGTTGGGGATCAACTACACCGTCATGAGCAAACGAAAGCTCCTCGAACTGGTCAACGAAAACTACGTCAGCGGGTGGGATGATCCCCGTATGCCGACCATCGCGGGATTGCGTAGACGCGGGTATACCCCTGAGTCGATCCTCAATTTCTGTCATCAGATCGGTATCGCCAAAGCCAACTCGATGGTCGATGTCGCACAGCTGGAGTTCTGCATCCGCGATGATCTGAACACCAAAGTGCCGCGCGTCATGTGTGTCCTTGATCCGCTGAAAGTGACGATTGAGAATTACGAAGGGAGCGAAGAACTCGACGCTTCGTACTACCCTGAAGACGTACCGAAAGAGGGATCACGCAAACTGCCGTTCTCTCGAGAGATTTTCATCGAGCGTGACGATTTCAGCGAAAACCCGCCAGCGGGCTTTTACCGCCTCACACCTGAACAGAGCGTGCGTCTCAAACACGCCTACATCATCAGCTGCAAAGAGGTTATCAAAGACGCGGAGGGCAACATCACCGAGATCATCGCGACGTACCATCCCGACTCGAAAAGCGGCTCCGACACGAGCGGCATCAAGGTCAAAAGTGCGATCCAGTGGGTCGATGCCCATAGAGCCAAAACCGCCGAAGTACGCCTCTACGACCGCCTCTACACGTGCGAAGCGCCGGAGGGCTTGGAAGACCTCAATCCCGACTCGCTTAAAGTGATCAAAAACGCCCTCGTAGAACCGGCTCTCATCACCGAAAAACCGGATGTGCGGTTCCAGTTCGAGCGTCAGGGGTATTTTTATGCCGATCCAGTCGATTACACCGATGAAGCGCCGGTATTTAACAAAATCGTCGGACTCAAAGACTCGTGGAACAAAAAAGTCAAAGCCGATGATTCCCAAGCCAAACCTGAGCGTAAAGCGGCAGAGAAAAAGGTGCAGATCGACGGCGAAGTCGCGCCGATGAATGAAGCGGAACAAGGACGCTTTGATACCTATACGGGGACGATGAAACTGGGGAATGAAGTGGCGAACACCCTCGCACGGGATGAGAAACTCTCCGCATTTTTCGAAGCGGCGCTCTCCGTGCATAACAGTCCCGTGACCCTTGCCAACATCGTCTCCAATGAAGTGGCACGTGAACTCAAAGAAAAAGATGCGGATGAGCTGAAATTCACCCCTGCACAGGTCGCAGAATTGGTCAAAATGATCGATGATGAGATCATCTCCAATAAAATCGCCAAACAGGTGTTCGAAGAGATGGCGCTAAACGGCGAAAATCCTGCCGCAATCGTCGAAGCGCAGGGATTGGTACAGATCAGCGATCCGTCGCTTATCCTGCCGATCATCGATGACGTGATGGCGAAAAATCCCGACAATGTCGAAAAATACAAAGCGGGTAATACGAAACTGTTCGGATTTTTTGTAGGGCAGGTGCTCAAAGCAACGGGAGGAAAAGCAAATCCTCAAGTCGTCAATGATCTGGTGATGCAGAAGTTAAAATAA
- a CDS encoding nucleotidyltransferase family protein, producing MKRQDVLKVLESYKQHHADEFGIIRIGVFGSVARDEATEQSDVDVVIETKQPNLFKLSRIRLDLEELMHTHVDLISYRESMNTFLKERIQKEAIYA from the coding sequence ATGAAACGACAAGACGTACTCAAAGTATTAGAATCGTACAAGCAACATCATGCCGATGAATTCGGAATCATCCGTATCGGCGTATTCGGCTCTGTTGCACGGGATGAAGCGACGGAACAAAGCGACGTTGATGTCGTGATCGAGACCAAACAACCCAACCTTTTTAAACTCTCCCGCATCCGTCTCGATCTCGAAGAGCTGATGCACACCCATGTCGACCTCATCAGCTACCGAGAAAGCATGAACACATTTTTAAAAGAACGAATCCAAAAAGAAGCGATCTATGCCTGA
- a CDS encoding methylamine utilization protein MauJ yields MEWQVTLAISGPITVNQKIRFNTEKGFDDPFWSNIQITAVQHGVKMDIVARADNQEEANEAALYFAGQALDYLCLTINLPLYVSQSGTQFKPLNENVKRILTREDWINSFRQAREIAIDRRTLSRSLSWYRKGMVSEDPIDSFLSYWSSLESIGSRFAEDNQRTRSGIINKICNCFDQMWGSCNEWKIIPSSSDKLNYFHHLRNGIAHGFISVDIDTIKVISTELAIIKNLSYEFLQDWKSRGVNPEPYAER; encoded by the coding sequence ATGGAGTGGCAAGTTACTTTAGCAATCTCAGGACCAATTACTGTAAATCAAAAAATTAGATTCAATACTGAAAAAGGTTTTGATGATCCTTTTTGGTCAAATATTCAAATTACAGCCGTCCAACACGGTGTTAAGATGGATATAGTTGCAAGAGCAGATAATCAAGAAGAAGCGAATGAAGCAGCTTTATACTTTGCAGGTCAGGCTTTAGATTATTTATGTTTAACAATTAACTTGCCTTTGTATGTAAGTCAATCTGGAACACAATTTAAGCCATTAAATGAAAATGTCAAAAGAATTTTAACTCGAGAAGATTGGATTAATAGTTTTAGACAAGCACGAGAAATTGCCATAGATAGAAGAACTTTATCTCGTTCTCTAAGTTGGTATCGAAAGGGAATGGTTAGTGAAGATCCAATTGATTCATTTTTGTCATATTGGTCTTCGTTAGAAAGTATAGGTTCCAGATTTGCAGAAGATAATCAAAGAACAAGAAGTGGAATTATTAATAAAATTTGTAATTGCTTTGATCAGATGTGGGGGAGTTGCAACGAGTGGAAAATAATCCCAAGTAGCTCTGATAAGTTAAATTATTTTCATCACCTAAGGAATGGTATTGCTCATGGATTTATTAGTGTTGATATTGATACAATTAAAGTGATTTCAACTGAATTGGCTATTATTAAAAATTTATCATATGAATTTCTTCAAGATTGGAAAAGTAGGGGGGTAAATCCTGAACCTTATGCTGAAAGATGA
- a CDS encoding NifS family cysteine desulfurase produces the protein MKRVYLDNNATTKLDPIVKVKMQPFFEELYGNPNSLHQYGIEVRPYLNEAMGNMYDALNAPDADDILITSCATESNNTVLKGVFFKHILKNPTKNHIIASAVEHPSVLETLHFLEENGAEITFVDVDAYGYVSAERIAAAITDKTILISMMWANNETGMIFPVAEVAQIAKERGILFHTDAVQAIGKVKVDLTATPIDYLTFSAHKFHGPKGIGGLYVKKGSELPNLLHGGEQMGGKRAGTLNVAYIIGMGLAMKQSVGHLEKMNSDVRSLRDRLEDAISQIPDTFVVGDRERRTPNTILISLRGIEGESMLWDLNRAGIAASTGSACASESLEANPVMSAIGQDPELAHTAIRLSLSRFTTADEIDYVIDVFVKAAERLRSISSTYAYTNEVG, from the coding sequence ATGAAACGTGTTTATCTCGATAACAATGCCACTACCAAACTAGACCCTATCGTCAAAGTTAAAATGCAGCCATTTTTTGAAGAGCTTTATGGAAATCCGAATTCCCTTCACCAGTACGGTATCGAAGTACGCCCCTATCTCAACGAAGCAATGGGTAACATGTACGATGCCCTCAACGCCCCTGATGCCGATGACATCCTCATCACATCATGTGCGACAGAGAGCAACAATACCGTACTAAAAGGTGTCTTTTTCAAACACATCCTCAAAAACCCGACCAAAAACCACATCATCGCCTCTGCGGTAGAGCATCCGTCGGTTCTCGAAACCCTCCACTTCCTCGAAGAGAACGGGGCCGAGATCACCTTCGTCGACGTTGATGCTTACGGATATGTCAGCGCAGAGCGCATCGCCGCGGCGATCACCGACAAAACCATATTGATTAGTATGATGTGGGCGAACAACGAGACGGGGATGATCTTTCCCGTCGCAGAGGTCGCACAGATCGCCAAAGAGCGCGGTATCTTGTTCCACACCGACGCGGTTCAAGCCATCGGAAAAGTCAAAGTCGATCTCACCGCAACGCCGATCGATTATCTGACATTTTCGGCGCATAAATTCCACGGTCCGAAAGGGATCGGCGGATTGTATGTCAAAAAAGGCTCAGAGCTTCCGAACCTCCTCCACGGCGGAGAACAGATGGGAGGTAAACGTGCGGGAACCCTCAACGTCGCCTACATCATCGGCATGGGTCTGGCGATGAAACAGTCGGTCGGACATCTGGAGAAAATGAACAGCGATGTTCGCTCACTCCGCGACCGTCTCGAAGACGCCATCTCCCAAATCCCCGACACCTTCGTCGTCGGTGACCGTGAGCGCCGTACCCCGAACACTATCCTTATCTCTCTGCGCGGTATCGAGGGTGAATCGATGCTATGGGATCTCAACCGTGCGGGGATCGCGGCCTCTACGGGAAGCGCATGTGCTTCAGAGAGCCTCGAAGCTAACCCTGTCATGAGCGCCATCGGGCAAGATCCTGAGCTCGCCCATACGGCGATCCGTCTCAGCCTCAGCCGCTTTACGACCGCTGATGAGATCGATTACGTCATCGATGTCTTTGTCAAAGCGGCAGAGCGTCTGCGCTCCATCTCCTCAACCTATGCCTATACGAACGAAGTTGGCTGA
- a CDS encoding diguanylate cyclase domain-containing protein, which yields MCHPNNHNCLINNDDVFSKLLQSAIDTQNNLVVLMHRNTPVLFNKAFQNFTNMPTVKAFLREFGSILNRFVPHDAYFHAGKTDPDHWIESLQNIPESDRIVSMINSRAEPYAFSVTIDTPVPEYTTISFCDISQDLIKRIMIENDVSIEKESGAYYKDYFVHTSKSFQNAALFNEKSIGITMLAMDASDSDCEKYLHDFSSCIKNHIRQSDMLVRWDKKIFMLAYLIENADNAMKFSQKLLGVMKEEPFEHLDSFTMRLGTTVQTGDEEIDDIISRAETALNRSSASSPLIHL from the coding sequence ATGTGTCATCCGAATAATCATAATTGTTTAATAAATAATGATGATGTATTTAGCAAACTTCTTCAATCGGCGATAGATACCCAAAACAATCTCGTCGTCCTGATGCATCGAAATACCCCTGTTCTTTTCAACAAAGCGTTTCAAAACTTTACCAATATGCCCACGGTTAAAGCATTTCTCCGTGAATTCGGCTCTATTTTAAACCGCTTTGTACCCCATGACGCTTATTTTCATGCCGGAAAAACCGATCCCGATCATTGGATCGAATCGCTTCAAAATATTCCCGAATCCGACAGAATTGTCAGTATGATCAACAGCCGTGCCGAACCCTATGCTTTTTCGGTCACCATCGACACACCGGTTCCGGAGTACACGACCATTTCATTCTGCGATATCTCGCAAGACCTGATAAAGCGGATTATGATCGAAAATGATGTCAGTATTGAAAAAGAGAGCGGTGCGTACTACAAAGATTATTTCGTCCATACCTCAAAAAGTTTTCAAAATGCGGCCCTGTTTAATGAAAAATCGATCGGTATAACCATGCTTGCTATGGATGCAAGCGATAGCGACTGCGAGAAATACCTGCATGATTTCAGTTCCTGTATCAAAAACCATATCCGTCAAAGCGATATGCTGGTTCGTTGGGACAAAAAGATTTTTATGCTCGCGTATCTCATCGAGAATGCGGATAATGCGATGAAATTCAGCCAAAAACTGCTCGGAGTAATGAAAGAAGAGCCGTTTGAACATTTAGACTCGTTCACTATGCGTCTGGGGACGACTGTTCAAACTGGTGATGAAGAGATAGACGATATTATCTCCCGTGCCGAAACAGCATTGAACCGATCCTCGGCAAGTTCACCGCTTATCCACCTTTAG
- a CDS encoding pirin family protein, with the protein MQFFLHAAEERGNAEHGWLHSRFSFSFADYQNKERMGFGALRVLNDDCIEPLGGFDMHPHHDMEIITIVTMGSLEHKDSQGNHERIESGEIQYISAGRGIEHAEFNPSSKERTELFQIWIIPRKKGTIPRYQKCRYDLDKVNRWVLIASPHGRKGSLKIDQNVTIRLSHLFFGHTLVSDSLKAGYGRLLFVIDGEVNVCGHTLKRRDELQIIGEEAFEITVNRDARLLLFDVPLANFEQKRGSLL; encoded by the coding sequence ATGCAGTTTTTTCTCCATGCAGCCGAAGAGCGCGGGAACGCCGAACACGGATGGCTGCACAGCCGTTTTAGCTTCAGTTTTGCCGATTACCAAAATAAAGAACGGATGGGATTCGGTGCATTGCGTGTACTGAATGATGATTGCATCGAGCCATTAGGCGGATTTGACATGCATCCCCATCATGATATGGAAATCATTACGATTGTGACAATGGGATCGCTAGAACATAAAGACTCCCAAGGCAATCACGAGAGAATCGAATCGGGAGAAATACAATATATATCAGCGGGACGGGGGATAGAACACGCTGAATTTAATCCCTCGTCCAAAGAGCGGACAGAGTTGTTTCAAATATGGATAATACCGCGTAAAAAAGGGACGATTCCCCGCTATCAAAAATGCCGTTACGATTTGGACAAAGTCAATCGATGGGTACTGATCGCCAGCCCCCACGGCAGAAAAGGGTCTTTGAAAATCGATCAAAATGTCACGATACGTTTATCGCATCTTTTTTTCGGGCATACCCTTGTTTCCGATTCGCTCAAAGCGGGATACGGAAGGCTGTTGTTTGTTATAGACGGAGAGGTGAATGTCTGCGGCCATACTCTCAAGCGAAGAGACGAGCTGCAGATTATCGGGGAGGAAGCGTTTGAGATCACGGTCAACAGAGATGCCCGACTTTTATTATTCGACGTACCGCTGGCCAATTTTGAGCAAAAAAGAGGTTCTCTTCTCTAA
- a CDS encoding SulP family inorganic anion transporter translates to MLKTANFSGDFWGGTAAMLVALPSAIAFGVTIYAVIGGQYSAYGALAGILGVAAVGIVAAMMGGADRLISAPSAPAAAVLSAFALQYVSQDFGPDLLFVMLMVVALLSGGFQVLFGLIGLGRLIKYMPFPVVSGYLTGVGLYIIAAQSPIFLGLPQGTHFWHSFQIINGWQWQSIAVGTVTIIVMLYADKMFRIIPAVITALFVGMAAYFLLGLVDPSLYQPNNPFVVGELGGSGGIDYLQMFTGRFEELFLLQWDDISLLLFPALTLAALLSIDTLKTCIVLDSMTHSYHNSNKELIAQGSGNIVSALIGGMPGSGTMGATMVNLSAGGNSRLSGVIEGVMAVGAFVALGSFIAWIPVSALAGILIVIGFRMIDRHSFKLLKTRQTALDFFIIASVAVTALTVSLIAASGVGLVLAIVLYIFQQIGASVVYRHIDGSEARSRIIRSREEETILVEKGGNFSVYELHGSLFFGTANQLYTMLQDDLQHKKYIIMDMKRVQTVDLTAAHILLQIKDILHERDGYLILCRLPHKLPTGDDLESYFNQVGLLKHLSPIKVFNDLDDAIEWAENKIIKEFSLGEKGENLLELHDFDLFKGRRDETLEEINGLVESRFVKKGDVIYSEGEGNGEIFLIRRGLVRVMLPTPGGKSIHLSTLGQNNFFGEFSFLEGVPHYTDTIAGSDTELYCITREAFDVFKKLHKKAAYGFMHALAAVLAERLRLTRSELVAEYDA, encoded by the coding sequence ATGTTGAAAACAGCTAATTTTTCGGGTGATTTTTGGGGCGGTACGGCAGCGATGCTGGTTGCATTGCCCTCGGCTATCGCATTTGGGGTAACGATCTATGCAGTGATAGGAGGTCAATACAGCGCATACGGTGCATTGGCCGGTATTTTAGGGGTGGCGGCAGTCGGAATCGTTGCAGCTATGATGGGGGGAGCGGATCGGCTTATCTCCGCACCGAGCGCTCCGGCAGCTGCCGTATTGTCAGCATTCGCGTTGCAATACGTTTCACAGGACTTCGGACCCGATTTGCTGTTTGTCATGCTCATGGTGGTCGCTTTATTGTCGGGCGGATTTCAGGTACTTTTCGGTCTCATCGGGCTGGGACGTTTGATCAAATACATGCCGTTCCCGGTCGTCAGCGGATATCTCACCGGTGTCGGGCTTTACATTATCGCGGCACAGTCGCCGATTTTTTTAGGACTCCCGCAGGGGACGCACTTTTGGCATTCGTTTCAGATTATAAACGGCTGGCAATGGCAGAGTATCGCAGTGGGGACGGTCACGATTATAGTCATGCTGTATGCCGATAAAATGTTCCGGATTATTCCGGCGGTTATTACCGCATTGTTCGTCGGGATGGCGGCGTATTTTCTTCTGGGGCTTGTTGATCCGAGCCTTTATCAGCCCAATAACCCGTTTGTCGTCGGTGAACTCGGAGGAAGCGGAGGGATAGATTATCTTCAGATGTTTACGGGGCGTTTTGAAGAATTGTTCCTTCTTCAGTGGGATGATATAAGCCTTTTGCTTTTTCCCGCATTGACGCTGGCGGCTCTGCTCTCTATCGATACGCTGAAAACCTGTATTGTTCTGGATTCTATGACCCATTCGTATCATAACTCCAATAAAGAGCTGATCGCCCAGGGCTCAGGCAATATCGTCTCCGCATTGATCGGCGGAATGCCCGGTTCGGGGACGATGGGGGCAACCATGGTTAACCTCTCAGCCGGGGGAAATTCCCGACTTTCTGGGGTGATCGAGGGGGTAATGGCGGTCGGGGCATTTGTCGCTTTGGGATCGTTTATCGCGTGGATTCCCGTTTCGGCATTGGCGGGTATTTTGATCGTTATCGGCTTTCGGATGATCGACAGACACAGTTTCAAATTATTGAAAACGCGCCAGACGGCACTCGATTTTTTTATTATCGCTTCCGTTGCCGTAACCGCCCTTACGGTAAGCTTGATCGCCGCATCGGGGGTGGGGCTTGTTTTGGCAATTGTCCTCTATATTTTTCAGCAAATCGGTGCTTCGGTCGTGTACCGCCATATTGACGGCAGCGAAGCGAGAAGCAGAATCATCCGCAGTCGGGAAGAGGAAACTATTCTGGTTGAGAAAGGGGGGAATTTTTCTGTGTATGAATTGCACGGAAGTCTCTTTTTCGGAACGGCCAATCAGCTTTACACGATGCTGCAAGATGACCTTCAGCACAAAAAATACATCATCATGGATATGAAACGGGTACAGACGGTCGATCTGACGGCGGCGCATATCCTGTTGCAGATCAAAGATATCCTCCATGAACGGGACGGATATTTGATTTTGTGCCGACTGCCGCATAAGCTTCCGACGGGAGATGATTTAGAGAGCTATTTCAATCAGGTCGGATTGCTCAAACACTTGAGTCCGATCAAAGTGTTTAACGATTTGGATGATGCGATTGAGTGGGCGGAGAATAAAATAATAAAAGAATTTTCGTTGGGAGAAAAAGGGGAGAACCTTTTAGAACTGCACGATTTCGACCTTTTTAAAGGGCGGCGGGATGAGACATTGGAAGAGATAAACGGTCTTGTCGAAAGCCGGTTTGTTAAAAAGGGTGACGTGATTTATTCCGAAGGGGAAGGGAACGGCGAAATATTTTTGATCCGACGCGGTCTGGTGAGGGTAATGCTCCCTACTCCGGGAGGCAAAAGTATCCATCTCAGTACGCTGGGACAAAATAATTTTTTCGGCGAATTTTCCTTTTTGGAGGGAGTCCCGCACTATACCGATACGATTGCGGGAAGCGATACTGAGTTATACTGTATTACAAGAGAAGCATTTGACGTGTTCAAAAAGCTCCATAAAAAAGCGGCTTACGGATTTATGCACGCACTTGCCGCCGTCTTGGCTGAGCGGCTCCGGCTGACACGTTCCGAATTGGTTGCGGAGTATGATGCCTAA